A window from Oreochromis aureus strain Israel breed Guangdong linkage group 16, ZZ_aureus, whole genome shotgun sequence encodes these proteins:
- the ndufa10 gene encoding NADH dehydrogenase [ubiquinone] 1 alpha subcomplex subunit 10, mitochondrial — protein MALRTVRLLIPARAAAFRVVTAAHKASVHTSSVRSLRYGWWAYALGERTTPRLKQYSKIISVDGNLASGKGALAQKLADKLGMLYMPEPDTFYLDKMTGEKEPLPVDFNGMCSLEKFYTDPKAADGNSYRLQLWMYNMRLLQYSDAIEHLLTTGQGVILERSPFSDVVFLEAMFKQGYIRKECVQHYSEIKNISICEFLPPHLVIYVDLPAEEVQKKLKQSAKSYLQNVPLPYLKSIEDGYKKTFLPKISETSELLAYDATQAQDVERVAEDIEYLKFEKGPWVEQDDVSYHHMRMLVEDKQRVATLTHIPRFLPEITIGAHDYDQKYYAYKSIPGKKYARGYNADVGDKYIWLK, from the exons ATGGCCCTGAGGACAGTTCGGCTGCTTATCCCGGCGAGAGCAGCTGCTTTCAGAGTAGTCACCGCGGCGCACAAG GCCAGCGTTCATACAAGCTCAGTGAGAAGCCTGCGATATGGCTGGTGGGCCTACGCTCTGGGGGAGAGGACCACGCCACGGTTAAAGCAGTACAGCAAAATCATCTCTGTGGATGGCAACCTGGCCTCGGGGAAAGGAGCGCTGGCCCAGAAACTGGCCGACAAACTGG GGATGCTGTACATGCCTGAGCCTGACACTTTCTACCTGGACAAGATGACCGGGGAGAAGGAGCCGCTCCCCGTCGACTTTAATGGGATGTGCAGCCTGGAAAAGTTCTACACAGACCCCAAAGCTGCAGATGGAAACAGCTACAGGCTGCAGCTGTGGATGTACAACATGAGGCTGCTCCAGTATTCTGACGCCATCGAACACCTGCTGACCACAG GTCAGGGAGTGATCCTGGAGCGCTCCCCCTTCAGTGATGTGGTCTTCCTGGAGGCCATGTTCAAACAGGGCTACATTAGGAAGGAGT GTGTGCAGCACTACAGCGAGATCAAAAACATTAGCATCTGTGAGTTCCTGCCTCCACACCTCGTCATCTATGTGGACCTGCCAGCTGAGGAggtgcagaagaagctgaagcaGAGCGCCAAG TCCTACCTTCAAAATGTGCCTCTGCCATATCTGAAGAGCATCGAGGATGGCTACAAGAAGACTTTTCTCCCCAAAATCAG TGAGACGTCAGAGCTGCTGGCTTATGATGCAACCCAGGCTCAAGATGTTGAAAGG GTGGCAGAAGATATTGAATATTTGAAGTTTGAAAAGGGGCCGTGGGTGGAGCAGGATGATGTCAGCTACCACCACATGAGGATGCT TGTGGAAGATAAACAGAGGGTGGCAACCCTGACCCACATACCCAGGTTCCTGCCAGAGATAACCATCGGAGCCCACGACTACGATCAAAAATACTACGCCTATAAGTCG